Proteins from a single region of Ziziphus jujuba cultivar Dongzao chromosome 1, ASM3175591v1:
- the LOC107424019 gene encoding uncharacterized protein LOC107424019, translated as MLLLSQLVPTLTHSIQLNPKQHKNLFFPRALKPSFSPESHSHRLTLSQTLQSQTLEILEWASVCNQLSAFTSTSMGLSTSRKAGIPLGRSREESQKLLDQTTAAVAAMEMMRHRPLDFSGIKEVSGIVNSAASGELLTVKELCAVRRTLSAARGLFEKLEDLAMSEVCRERLLPLLEILKNCDFQVELEQKIGFCIDCNLSIILDRASDDLEMIRSERKMNMENLDSLLKRESTRIFQAGGIDSPLVTKRRSRMCVGIRASHRNLLSDGVVLDVSSSGATYFVEPKEAVELNNMEVRLSNAERAQEIAILSLVTSEIAKSKIEIKYLLDKILEVDLAFARAGYARWINGVCPTFSPEDSEVLDFDKSDYAMSVDIDGIQHPLLLESSLKSFPYALMSDSENSVHSIEENGKIHSGKLSKGRSSFPVPIDIKIGCGTRVVVISGPNTGGKTASIKTLGLASIMSKAGMYLPAENHPKLPWFNLVLADVGDQQSLEQNLSTFSGHISRISNILEVVSKKSLVLLDEIGGGTDPSEGLALSSSILQYLKDHVNLAVVTTHYVDLSRLKEKDNRFENAAMEFSLQTLQPTYRILWGSSGDSNALNIAKTIGFNVDIIKRANEWMESLIPEKQQERKGLLYWSLMEERDRLKAQAKKAASLNAEIIDLYHEIHDEAEDLDTRKTALMTKETLQIQDEVKTAKSKMETVLQEFESQLRTASSDQYNLLIRKSESAIASILEAHCPDDDDDTSDSESDSNSFTPQVGELVSLKALRDKLATVVEAPGDDETILVQYGKIKVRVKKSDIRAIPSRNKKSVTGSSPRLKRQVRQSREFKSHSGGSKDEEVSYGPVVQTSKNTVDLRGMRVEEASYQLEMAISARESYSVLFVIHGMGTGAVKERAIEILASHPRVAKYEQESPMNYGCTVAYIK; from the exons ATGTTATTACTGAGTCAACTCGTTCCTACTCTTACTCACTCAATTCAACTCAACCCCAAACAACACAAAAATCTCTTCTTCCCCAGAGCTCTCAAGCCCTCCTTCTCGCCCGAGTCTCACTCCCACCGGCTCACCCTCTCGCAGACCCTTCAGTCCCAAACCCTCGAAATCCTCGAATGGGCCTCCGTGTGCAATCAGCTCTCCGCCTTCACATCCACCTCCATGGGCCTTTCCACCTCACGGAAGGCCGGCATTCCCTTGGGCCGCTCCAGGGAGGAAAGCCAGAAGCTTCTGGACCAGACGACGGCGGCGGTCGCAGCCATGGAGATGATGCGTCATCGGCCGCTGGATTTCTCCGGGATCAAGGAGGTCTCGGGAATTGTTAATTCGGCGGCTTCCGGCGAGTTGCTCACCGTTAAGGAGCTTTGTGCGGTGAGAAGGACGCTGAGTGCGGCGAGGGGCTTGTTCGAGAAGTTGGAGGACTTGGCTATGAGTGAAGTCTGCAGGGAAAG GTTATTGCCACTCCTTGAAATACTTAAAAATTGTGATTTCCAAGTGGAGCTGGAGCAAAAGATAGGATTTTGCATAGATTGCAATCTTTCAATTATCCTTGACCGAGCAAGTGATGATTTGGAAATGATTAGATCAGAAAGGAAAATGAACATGGAAAATCTTGATTCTTTGTTGAAGAGAGAGTCAACCCGGATTTTTCAGGCTGGTGGCATTGATAGTCCTTTAGTAACCAAGCGGCGGAGTAGGATGTGTGTGGGTATAAGGGCTTCACACAGAAATTTACTTTCTGATGGTGTAGTTTTAGATGTTAGTAGTTCTGGTGCAACATACTTTGTAGAACCTAAAGAGGCAGTGGAGTTGAATAACATGGAAGTTAGACTTTCAAATGCTGAGAGGGCCCAGGAGATAGCCATTTTGAGCTTGGTTACATCTGAAATAGCAAAATCCAAAATAGAGATAAAGTATTTGTTAGATAAAATCCTGGAAGTTGATCTTGCTTTTGCTAGAGCTGGTTATGCCCGGTGGATAAATGGGGTTTGTCCAACTTTTAGTCCAGAGGATAGTGAGGTCTTAGATTTTGACAAATCAGATTATGCTATGTCCGTGGATATTGATGGAATACAACATCCTTTGCTGCTTGAGTCCTCTCTTAAAAGTTTTCCCTATGCCCTCATGTCTGATTCTGAAAATTCTGTTCATTCTATAGAAGAAAATGGCAAAATCCATTCCGGAAAGCTTTCAAAGGGCAGATCTAGTTTTCCTGTGCCAATAGACATCAAAATTGGTTGCGGAACTAGAGTAGTCGTGATCTCAGGACCCAATACTGGAGGGAAAACTGCTTCCATTAAAACTTTGGGTCTGGCATCTATCATGTCCAAGGCTGGCATGTACCTTCCTGCTGAAAATCATCCAAAGCTTCCATGGTTTAATCTTGTCCTAGCAGATGTTGGAGATCAACAG TCTCTGGAACAAAATCTCTCGACTTTTAGTGGGCACATATCGAGGATCAGTAACATCTTGGAAGTGGTTTCAAAAAAATCACTTGTCCTCCTTGATGAGATTGGTGGTGGAACTGATCCTTCAGAAGGTTTGGCTCTATCTTCCAGCATCTTGCAGTATCTCAAAGATCATGTTAACTTGGCTGTTGTAACTACTCATTATGTGGATTTAAGTCGCCTGAAAGAAAAGGATAACCGGTTTGAGAATGCAGCTATGGAATTTTCTCTACAAACCTTACAACCTACCTATCGGATCCTTTGGGGAAGTAGTGGTGATTCAAATGCATTGAATATTGCAAAGACAATCGGTTTTAATGTTGATATAATCAAACGTGCAAATGAATGGATGGAGAGTTTAATTCCAGAAAAGCAGCAGGAACGGAAAGGTTTGCTATATTGGTCATTGATGGAAGAAAGAGACAGACTGAAAGCTCAGGCTAAGAAAGCTGCATCTCTTAATGCAGAAATTATTGACCTTTATCATGAG ATCCATGATGAGGCGGAAGATCTTGATACACGGAAGACAGCTCTGATGACAAAAGAAACCTTACAGATCCAGGATGAGGTGAAAACTGCAAAATCTAAAATGGAAACTGTGCTGCAGGAGTTTGAAAGTCAACTCAGAACTGCCAGTTCTGATCAATATAACTTGCTGATTAGGAAATCTGAATCTGCAATTGCATCTATTCTTGAAGCTCACTGTcctgacgatgatgatgatactTCTGACAGTGAATCAGATTCGAATTCATTTACACCACAAGTTGGAGAGCTAGTTAGTTTGAAGGCACTCAGGGATAAGTTAGCAACTGTAGTGGAAGCTCCTGGAGATGATGAGACAATCCTTGTACAATATGGTAAAATCAAGGTGCGTGTGAAGAAAAGTGACATCAGAGCTATTCCTAGTCGCAACAAGAAATCTGTTACTGGTTCTTCTCCACGTTTAAAGCGGCAG GTTCGACAGAGCAGAGAATTCAAGAGTCATTCGGGGGGCAGCAAAGATGAAGAAGTTTCTTATGGTCCAGTGGTACAGACTTCAAAGAACACTGTAGATCTGCGTGGTATGCGGGTAGAGGAAGCTTCTTACCAACTGGAAATGGCCATCTCTGCTAGAGAGTCTTATTCTGTTCTCTTTGTCATACATGGGATGGGCACTGGGGCTGTTAAGGAGCGCGCCATTGAAATCTTAGCAAGCCACCCTCGAGTGGCTAAGTATGAACAGGAAAGTCCAATGAATTATGGTTGTACAGTTGCTTACATCAAGTAA
- the LOC107423847 gene encoding stem-specific protein TSJT1, whose amino-acid sequence MLAVFEKSIGKPPEELRLPSVGFGNSKSSSREEILKSFRASWPESSVYNLSNGNFMALSRENDAYSPPRSIIVMEDVFCIFIGTLENTSELRRHYGLSRLATEAMVVIEAYKVLRDRAPYPPDQVIKDLHGKFAFILFDVRNSTLFIARDRDGSIELQWGMAGDGSLVCSNNPNIIREACGKSCSPFPAGCMFTNGSGLISFVHPLHKVKAIAREDDNGDVCGVFFQVDLYTRIPSIPRTGSASNWADSTVVETE is encoded by the exons ATGTTAGCAGTTTTTGAGAAATCAATTGGGAAACCACCGGAAGAGCTGAGGCTTCCTTCAGTAGGTTTTGGGAATTCCAAGAGTAGCAGCAGGGAAGAAATATTGAAGAGTTTCAGAGCATCTTGGCCTGAGTCATCTGTATACAACCTTTCAAATGGGAATTTCATGGCCTTGTCTAGAGAGAATGATGCTTATTCACCACCAAG GTCTATCATTGTCATGGAGGATGTATTTTGCATTTTCATTGGGACTTTGGAGAACACCAGTGAACTTAGACGCCATTATGGACTTTCAAGACTTGCAACAGAAGCCATGGTTGTGATTGAAGCCTATAAGGTCCTAAGAGATCGAGCACCCTACCCACCTGACCAAGTCATTAAAGATCTCCATGGAAAATTTGCATTCATTCTATTTGATGTTAGAAATTCTACCCTTTTTATAGCCAGG GACCGTGATGGAAGCATTGAACTCCAATGGGGAATGGCTGGTGATGGGTCCTTAGTCTGCTCCAACAATCCCAACATTATTAGAGAGGCTTGTGGAAAATCTTGTTCACCTTTTCCTGCAG GCTGCATGTTCACAAATGGAAGTGGGCTGATTAGCTTTGTTCATCCACTGCATAAGGTAAAAGCGATTGCACGTGAAGATGATAACGGAGATGTATGTGGAGTCTTTTTTCAGGTTGACTTGTACACAAGAATCCCAAGCATTCCACGCACTGGCAGTGCATCGAATTGGGCAGATTCAACTGTAGTTGAGACAGAATAA